Proteins encoded by one window of Acuticoccus sp. MNP-M23:
- a CDS encoding MTH938/NDUFAF3 family protein: MMAGLMIRDAHFPGRAPIDAYGNGGFRFADMSHKGSLLCVPSGIYGWDPVLADAITPDAVARVIAECADIDVLLVGVGTMPLPLADDTAVALRKAGVRFDTMNTGAAVRTYNVMIAEERRVAAGFIVV; encoded by the coding sequence CTGATGGCGGGGCTGATGATCCGCGACGCGCACTTTCCGGGGCGCGCGCCGATTGATGCCTACGGCAATGGCGGTTTCCGCTTTGCGGACATGTCGCACAAGGGTTCGCTCCTGTGCGTCCCGTCCGGCATCTACGGGTGGGATCCCGTGCTGGCCGATGCGATCACGCCGGACGCCGTTGCCCGGGTGATTGCCGAGTGTGCCGACATTGACGTGCTTCTGGTAGGCGTCGGCACCATGCCGCTGCCGCTGGCGGACGACACCGCGGTGGCGCTGCGCAAGGCCGGCGTCCGGTTCGATACGATGAACACCGGTGCCGCCGTGCGCACGTACAACGTGATGATTGCCGAGGAGAGGCGTGTCGCTGCGGGCTTCATCGTCGTCTGA
- a CDS encoding enolase C-terminal domain-like protein has product MTALGDTIERLDLWHLSLPVVSRRDHGIGSVGGAVEVVIVRLTSAGGIEGFGEAACWSVFTGTPENAYAALDRYMRPAVIGARVGDIAGVMARAERTVAFSTDAKAALETALLDLAGRAAGIPVWALLGGKCRDAIPLSVSLADPDFEADLALCGRLEADGVGIVKLKAGVQDHGFDIMRLDRLARDFPGIKVRVDYNQGLSPAEAMGRVVDLDSRGPSFIEQPVRADQFALMRRLREATAAPLIADESVFGPEDMVRAIREEICDGISVKVMKAGGPRRAAQVAEMARAAGLSAYGGDMFETGLGHLAGVHAIAASPGITLGCEFYQAKYYLAEDILAEPFAIDNGMVIVPDGPGLGILPDAEKLARFALRSTVTA; this is encoded by the coding sequence ATGACGGCGCTCGGCGATACCATCGAGCGGCTGGACCTCTGGCATCTGTCGCTCCCCGTGGTCTCCCGGCGGGACCACGGGATCGGCAGCGTCGGCGGGGCGGTGGAGGTGGTCATCGTCCGCCTCACGTCCGCCGGCGGCATCGAAGGCTTTGGCGAGGCGGCCTGCTGGTCCGTCTTCACCGGCACGCCCGAAAATGCCTACGCCGCGCTCGACCGCTACATGCGCCCGGCGGTGATCGGCGCAAGGGTCGGCGACATTGCCGGCGTGATGGCGCGGGCCGAGCGGACGGTCGCCTTTTCCACCGACGCCAAGGCGGCTCTCGAAACCGCCTTGCTGGATCTTGCAGGCCGGGCGGCTGGCATTCCCGTCTGGGCGCTGCTGGGCGGCAAGTGCCGCGATGCGATCCCGCTCTCGGTCTCGCTCGCCGATCCCGACTTCGAGGCCGATCTTGCCTTGTGCGGGCGGCTTGAGGCGGACGGCGTCGGCATCGTCAAGCTCAAGGCCGGCGTGCAGGATCACGGCTTCGACATCATGCGGCTCGACCGGCTGGCGCGGGACTTTCCGGGCATCAAGGTGCGGGTCGACTACAACCAGGGTCTTTCGCCGGCGGAGGCGATGGGCCGGGTGGTCGACCTCGATTCCCGCGGGCCCTCGTTCATCGAGCAACCTGTGCGCGCCGACCAGTTCGCCCTGATGCGCCGCTTGCGCGAGGCGACCGCAGCCCCTCTCATTGCAGACGAAAGCGTCTTCGGGCCGGAGGATATGGTGCGCGCCATCAGGGAAGAGATTTGTGACGGCATATCCGTCAAGGTGATGAAGGCAGGCGGACCGCGCCGTGCCGCCCAGGTGGCCGAGATGGCCCGTGCCGCAGGCCTTTCAGCCTATGGAGGCGACATGTTCGAGACCGGGCTTGGCCATCTGGCCGGGGTTCACGCCATAGCGGCCAGCCCCGGCATCACGCTCGGCTGCGAGTTCTACCAGGCGAAATATTATCTGGCGGAAGACATTCTGGCCGAGCCGTTCGCCATCGACAACGGCATGGTCATCGTGCCGGACGGCCCCGGCCTCGGCATCCTGCCGGACGCCGAAAAGCTTGCCCGCTTCGCGCTCCGCTCCACGGTGACGGCATGA
- a CDS encoding aspartate/glutamate racemase family protein, producing the protein MRLSGGKSIYGATLGILMLEARFPRIVGDMGHADTFPFPVQYRLVDGASPDRVVRHGADGLLGPFVDAARDLVRHGCDGITTNCGFLSLFQTELAAAVNVPVATSSLMQVATVNRLLPAGKRAGLLTISGSTLTDAHLVAAGVPPDTPIATTEGGAEFTRAILDDEETLDPALAEADNVSAALMLCTDDSVGAIVLECTNMTPYAAAIRAATGRPVFTMVGFASWFHSALSPRLDGGRYGL; encoded by the coding sequence ATGCGCCTGTCCGGCGGAAAATCGATCTATGGCGCGACCCTTGGTATCCTGATGCTGGAGGCGCGTTTTCCCCGCATTGTCGGCGATATGGGCCACGCGGACACCTTCCCGTTTCCGGTGCAATACCGCCTGGTGGATGGCGCAAGTCCCGACCGAGTGGTCCGCCACGGGGCCGATGGCCTGCTCGGCCCGTTTGTCGATGCCGCGCGCGATCTCGTGCGCCATGGCTGCGACGGCATCACCACCAATTGCGGCTTCCTCTCGCTGTTCCAGACCGAGCTGGCGGCGGCGGTCAACGTCCCCGTCGCCACATCCTCGCTGATGCAGGTTGCCACGGTGAACCGGCTTCTCCCCGCCGGCAAACGCGCCGGGCTCCTCACCATTTCGGGATCGACGCTGACCGATGCGCATCTCGTCGCCGCCGGCGTGCCACCCGACACGCCAATCGCCACCACCGAGGGCGGCGCCGAATTCACCCGCGCCATTCTGGACGACGAGGAAACGCTCGATCCCGCGCTTGCGGAGGCCGACAACGTTTCGGCTGCGCTGATGTTGTGCACAGATGACAGCGTCGGCGCCATCGTCCTCGAATGCACCAACATGACGCCCTATGCCGCCGCCATTCGGGCCGCAACCGGGCGCCCGGTGTTCACCATGGTGGGGTTTGCAAGCTGGTTCCACAGCGCGCTGTCGCCCAGGCTGGATGGAGGGCGCTATGGCCTATGA
- a CDS encoding FAD-binding oxidoreductase translates to MSRVVIVGAGIVGVSTALWLQRDGHEVTVIDRGAPGDGTSYGNAGVLASCSIVPVTGPGLVKKAPGMLLDRNQPLFLKWGYLPKLMPWLRKYLAHANAEDARRIANGLAQIVPDSVNEHMEIARGTPAERFIAMSDYNFGYRDLAHFKGDAFGWSIRRDHGMSWDVLEGQWVRKYDPALGEAIGCLVRVGNHGHIKDPGAYVKALAAEAEARGARFIRGEATDVLRENGAVTGVRVGGETVPCDKFVLATGVWSGPLAKALGIDVPLETERGYHIELIEPSVMPSAPLMVASGKFVATPMEGRLRCAGIVEFGGLDAAPSRRPFQLLEEQVKKALPGLTFKDKREWMGHRPATADSLPLIGEVDGIKGAFLGFGHHHIGLTSGPKTGRLLAQLIAGRAPNIDISMFAPSRFASRPAK, encoded by the coding sequence ATGAGCCGCGTCGTCATTGTCGGCGCCGGCATCGTCGGCGTCTCCACCGCACTCTGGCTTCAGCGCGACGGGCACGAGGTCACCGTGATCGACCGCGGCGCCCCCGGCGACGGCACCAGCTACGGCAATGCCGGCGTGCTCGCCTCCTGCTCCATCGTGCCGGTCACCGGGCCGGGGCTGGTGAAGAAGGCGCCGGGAATGCTGCTGGACCGCAACCAGCCGCTCTTCCTCAAGTGGGGGTACCTTCCCAAGCTGATGCCGTGGCTGCGCAAATATCTTGCCCATGCCAACGCCGAGGATGCCAGGCGGATCGCCAACGGGCTGGCGCAGATCGTGCCGGACTCCGTCAACGAGCACATGGAGATCGCGCGCGGCACGCCCGCCGAGCGCTTCATCGCCATGTCCGACTATAATTTCGGCTACCGCGACCTTGCCCACTTCAAGGGCGACGCGTTCGGCTGGAGCATCCGCCGCGATCACGGCATGTCGTGGGACGTTCTGGAGGGCCAGTGGGTCCGCAAGTACGACCCCGCCCTTGGCGAGGCCATCGGCTGCCTCGTTCGGGTCGGCAACCACGGCCATATCAAGGACCCCGGCGCCTACGTGAAGGCGCTGGCCGCAGAGGCCGAGGCCAGGGGCGCACGTTTCATCCGCGGTGAGGCGACCGACGTGTTGCGCGAAAATGGCGCGGTCACCGGCGTGCGCGTCGGCGGTGAGACCGTGCCTTGCGACAAGTTCGTGCTGGCAACGGGCGTCTGGTCCGGTCCGCTGGCGAAGGCGCTCGGCATCGACGTGCCGCTGGAAACCGAGCGCGGCTATCACATCGAGCTGATCGAACCGTCGGTGATGCCGAGCGCGCCGCTGATGGTGGCATCGGGCAAGTTTGTCGCAACGCCCATGGAGGGACGGCTGCGCTGCGCCGGGATCGTCGAGTTCGGCGGGCTGGATGCCGCGCCGTCCCGCCGGCCGTTCCAGCTTCTGGAGGAGCAGGTGAAAAAGGCGCTGCCGGGCCTCACCTTCAAGGACAAGCGCGAGTGGATGGGTCACCGGCCGGCAACGGCGGACTCCCTGCCGCTGATTGGCGAAGTGGATGGCATCAAAGGTGCTTTCCTCGGGTTCGGCCATCATCACATCGGGCTGACGTCGGGGCCCAAGACAGGCCGGCTCCTGGCGCAGCTTATCGCAGGACGGGCGCCTAATATTGACATTTCAATGTTCGCGCCATCACGCTTCGCATCTCGGCCCGCAAAGTAA
- a CDS encoding TRAP transporter substrate-binding protein gives MSKAILVSATAVATLWSAAAFAEKWDMPMAYAASNFHSETGAEFAQCVTDGTDGALEIAVHPSGSLFSGDQIKRAVQTGQTQIGERLLSAHQNEDALFGVDSIPFLATSFEQHDKLWEAAKPAMEELLESQGLTLLYSVPWPPQGLYFAKPVNSVADMEGVKFRSYNNATARLAELTGMLPVQIEAAEISQAFATGVAESMVSSGATGYDRKVWESLTNFYEVDAWIPRNYIFVNTSVWDGESDEIKSVVTDCAAKAEEAGTKRAVDYTDFTLGELKKNGMSVEPPSEQLATELREIGDTMTAEWLDAAGDTGKTIVDTYNAN, from the coding sequence ATGAGCAAAGCAATACTGGTCAGCGCCACGGCCGTGGCCACCCTCTGGTCCGCAGCGGCGTTTGCGGAAAAGTGGGACATGCCGATGGCGTATGCGGCGAGCAACTTCCACTCTGAAACCGGCGCCGAGTTCGCCCAGTGCGTCACCGACGGCACCGACGGCGCGCTGGAAATTGCAGTCCACCCCTCGGGTTCGCTGTTCTCCGGCGACCAGATCAAGCGCGCGGTGCAGACCGGGCAAACGCAGATCGGCGAGCGGCTCCTGTCGGCGCACCAGAACGAGGATGCGCTGTTCGGCGTCGATTCGATCCCCTTCCTCGCCACATCGTTCGAACAGCATGACAAGCTATGGGAAGCGGCCAAGCCTGCCATGGAAGAGCTTCTGGAGAGCCAGGGCCTCACGCTCCTCTACTCCGTGCCGTGGCCGCCACAGGGGCTCTATTTTGCCAAGCCGGTGAACAGCGTTGCCGACATGGAAGGCGTGAAGTTCCGCTCCTACAACAACGCCACCGCCCGCCTTGCCGAGCTGACCGGAATGCTCCCGGTGCAGATCGAGGCCGCCGAAATCAGCCAGGCGTTCGCGACGGGCGTTGCTGAATCGATGGTCTCGTCAGGCGCCACCGGCTACGACCGCAAGGTCTGGGAAAGCCTCACCAACTTCTACGAGGTCGACGCCTGGATCCCGCGCAACTACATCTTCGTCAACACGTCCGTCTGGGATGGCGAGTCTGACGAGATCAAGTCCGTCGTCACCGACTGCGCCGCCAAGGCCGAGGAAGCCGGCACCAAGCGGGCTGTCGACTACACCGACTTCACCCTCGGCGAGCTGAAGAAGAACGGCATGAGCGTCGAGCCGCCGTCCGAGCAGCTTGCCACCGAACTGCGCGAGATCGGCGACACGATGACCGCCGAGTGGCTGGATGCGGCCGGCGATACGGGCAAGACGATCGTCGACACCTACAACGCCAACTGA
- the secF gene encoding protein translocase subunit SecF, with the protein MKLISLPSDTSIPFMRWRVPAVATSLVLCIASIALFLTFGMNYGIDFRGGSVVELRFEEPRDIGELRSEIGSLNFGDVQIVEFGQPTDVMIRVAEQPGGEEAQQRVVILLREMFGEVAQFRRVEVVGPRVSGELARAGAIAVVAALFAIMAYIWLRFEWHFAVGAVLTTLHDVILTIGLYSATQIDFNLTSIAAVLTIVGYSLNDTVVVYDRVRENLRRYKRMSMPELLNLSINQMLSRTLMTSITTVLALIALFIFGGEVIRSFTFAMIWGVVVGTFSSIFIAAPLLITLNLRSGRTGGGDAAADAVAEEPAAS; encoded by the coding sequence ATGAAGCTCATTTCGCTTCCCAGCGACACCAGCATTCCGTTCATGCGCTGGCGCGTGCCGGCCGTCGCCACGTCACTCGTCCTTTGCATCGCATCCATTGCGCTCTTCCTCACGTTCGGCATGAACTACGGCATCGACTTCCGCGGCGGGTCCGTGGTCGAGCTGCGCTTCGAAGAGCCGCGGGACATTGGCGAGCTGCGCAGCGAAATCGGCAGCCTCAACTTCGGCGATGTCCAGATTGTGGAGTTCGGGCAGCCGACCGACGTGATGATCCGCGTGGCCGAGCAGCCGGGCGGGGAAGAGGCGCAGCAGCGCGTCGTCATCCTCCTGCGCGAGATGTTTGGCGAAGTGGCGCAGTTCCGCCGCGTCGAGGTGGTGGGCCCGCGCGTTTCGGGCGAACTGGCCCGCGCCGGCGCCATTGCGGTCGTTGCCGCACTGTTTGCGATCATGGCGTACATCTGGCTGCGGTTCGAGTGGCACTTTGCCGTTGGCGCCGTGCTCACGACGTTGCACGACGTGATCCTCACCATCGGCCTTTATTCGGCGACACAGATTGACTTCAACCTCACATCAATTGCGGCGGTGCTGACGATCGTCGGCTATTCGCTCAACGATACTGTGGTGGTGTACGACCGGGTTCGCGAGAATCTGCGGCGCTACAAGCGGATGTCGATGCCCGAACTTCTCAACCTGTCGATCAACCAGATGCTGTCGCGCACGTTGATGACCTCCATCACCACGGTGCTGGCGCTGATTGCGCTGTTCATCTTCGGTGGCGAGGTGATCCGCTCGTTCACGTTCGCGATGATCTGGGGCGTGGTGGTGGGGACGTTCTCGTCCATCTTCATTGCCGCACCGCTTCTGATCACGCTGAACCTGCGGTCAGGCCGGACCGGCGGCGGCGATGCTGCGGCCGACGCTGTGGCCGAGGAGCCGGCGGCCTCCTGA
- a CDS encoding TRAP transporter large permease subunit → MENVSIILLFLFVLFTLLGTGVWVGLALLGVAFVGMELFTTRPTGDAMLTTVWHASSSWTLTALPLFIWMGEVLYRTRLSEDMFRGLSPWLRSLPGGLIHTNIVGCTIFAAVSGSSAATLTTVGKMSIPELRRRNYPERMIIGTLAGAATLGLMIPPSLTLIVYGVTINESITKLFMAGVLPGLVLAGMFMAYVGISAKLSKSFNPDPEPSMSFGERVANSRFLIPVILLISVVIGSMYLGYATATEAAAFGVIGALVLAATQGSLTWKTFTASLMGATRTSAMIALILAGAAFLSLAMGFTGLPRGLANLIAELELSRFELLMVLLVFYIILGCFLDGISSVVLTMAVVEPMIRQAGIDIIWFGIFIVVVVEMAQITPPIGFNLFVLQGMTGHEMTFIARAAIPMFLIMVVMVFVLIFVPDLATWLPDQMVSRPGSG, encoded by the coding sequence TTGGAAAACGTCTCGATCATTCTCCTTTTCCTGTTCGTCCTGTTCACGCTTCTGGGCACCGGCGTCTGGGTCGGCCTTGCGCTGCTGGGCGTCGCGTTCGTCGGCATGGAGCTCTTCACCACTCGCCCCACCGGCGATGCGATGCTCACCACGGTGTGGCACGCCTCCTCGTCGTGGACGCTGACGGCGCTGCCGCTGTTCATCTGGATGGGGGAGGTGCTGTACCGCACGCGATTATCGGAAGACATGTTCCGCGGGCTGTCGCCATGGCTGCGTTCGCTGCCGGGCGGTCTCATTCACACCAACATTGTCGGCTGCACCATCTTTGCCGCGGTTTCCGGCTCATCCGCCGCAACGCTCACCACGGTGGGCAAGATGTCGATCCCGGAGCTTCGCCGCCGCAACTACCCTGAGCGGATGATCATCGGCACGCTGGCGGGTGCAGCAACGCTCGGCCTGATGATCCCGCCGTCGCTGACGCTCATCGTCTATGGCGTCACCATCAACGAATCGATCACCAAACTGTTCATGGCCGGTGTTCTGCCGGGGCTGGTCCTGGCCGGGATGTTCATGGCCTATGTCGGCATCTCCGCAAAGCTCTCCAAATCGTTCAACCCGGACCCCGAGCCGTCCATGAGTTTCGGCGAGCGGGTCGCCAACTCACGTTTTCTCATTCCGGTGATCCTGCTGATCTCCGTCGTGATCGGGTCCATGTATCTCGGCTATGCGACGGCCACCGAGGCTGCGGCCTTCGGTGTCATCGGTGCGCTGGTGCTGGCGGCGACGCAGGGCTCGCTCACGTGGAAGACCTTCACCGCCTCGCTGATGGGGGCGACCCGCACTTCGGCGATGATTGCGCTCATTCTGGCAGGCGCTGCCTTCCTTTCGCTGGCCATGGGCTTTACCGGCCTGCCGCGCGGGCTTGCCAACCTCATTGCCGAGCTGGAGCTTTCCCGCTTCGAGCTCCTGATGGTGCTGCTGGTCTTCTACATCATCCTCGGCTGCTTCCTCGACGGCATCTCCTCGGTGGTGCTGACCATGGCTGTTGTGGAGCCGATGATCCGCCAGGCGGGGATCGACATCATCTGGTTCGGCATCTTCATCGTGGTGGTGGTGGAGATGGCGCAGATCACTCCGCCCATCGGGTTCAACCTCTTCGTCCTTCAGGGGATGACGGGCCACGAGATGACCTTCATCGCCCGCGCGGCGATCCCGATGTTCCTCATCATGGTGGTGATGGTGTTCGTCCTGATCTTCGTGCCGGACCTTGCCACCTGGCTGCCGGACCAGATGGTGAGCCGGCCGGGATCCGGATAG
- a CDS encoding TRAP transporter small permease: protein MKRTIRAILDGLYFGSGVLGALCLIAILVLIVVQMVARWTGEVFPGAPDYAGYAMAAASFFAFAHALNRGAHIRVSILLNSVPAGARRYVEIWCFGIGTALAWYFVYYGVRFVFWSWKFQDISQGPDASPLWIPQTAMLFGAFVFALALTDHLIALFTDGDHRIKNNVIEQSHGE, encoded by the coding sequence GTGAAGAGGACAATCCGCGCCATCCTTGATGGTCTTTATTTCGGCTCGGGCGTCTTGGGGGCGCTGTGCCTCATCGCGATCCTGGTGCTGATCGTCGTCCAGATGGTCGCCCGCTGGACCGGCGAAGTGTTTCCCGGCGCGCCCGACTATGCGGGCTATGCCATGGCAGCGGCCTCGTTCTTTGCGTTTGCCCATGCGCTTAACCGCGGCGCGCATATTCGCGTCTCGATCCTGCTTAATTCCGTGCCCGCCGGTGCGCGGCGCTATGTGGAGATCTGGTGCTTCGGCATCGGGACGGCGCTGGCGTGGTATTTCGTCTATTACGGCGTCCGGTTCGTGTTCTGGTCATGGAAATTTCAGGACATCAGCCAGGGGCCGGATGCCTCTCCGCTGTGGATCCCGCAGACCGCCATGCTGTTCGGCGCTTTCGTGTTCGCGCTGGCGCTGACCGACCACCTCATCGCCCTGTTCACCGACGGCGATCACCGCATCAAGAACAACGTCATCGAACAGAGCCACGGGGAATAG
- a CDS encoding thioesterase family protein yields the protein MAYETERLVEWGDCDAAGIVFFPNFYRWIDGHYHRFTKACAFYDQRTLLADHGLLGTPLRDTGCTFHAPARFGDVLTIASKLTKLGTTSLSLTYVFTRNGTLVAKGMETRVMVREVDGVIAKAPIPDAVRSRLAPLVEAG from the coding sequence ATGGCCTATGAGACCGAACGGCTGGTGGAATGGGGCGACTGCGACGCGGCAGGCATCGTGTTCTTCCCCAATTTCTACCGCTGGATTGACGGGCACTATCACCGCTTCACCAAGGCGTGCGCCTTCTATGACCAGCGCACCCTTTTGGCCGACCACGGCCTCCTCGGCACGCCGCTGCGCGATACAGGCTGCACGTTCCACGCGCCGGCCCGCTTTGGAGACGTGCTGACGATTGCCTCAAAGCTCACCAAGCTCGGCACCACCAGCCTCTCGCTCACCTACGTGTTCACCCGCAACGGCACACTGGTGGCAAAGGGCATGGAAACCCGCGTGATGGTGCGTGAAGTGGACGGCGTGATCGCGAAGGCACCCATCCCCGATGCGGTGCGCAGCCGCCTTGCGCCGCTGGTGGAGGCTGGCTGA
- a CDS encoding squalene/phytoene synthase family protein: protein MDFAADVRTGDRTQYLATLFAPESARPALYALAAYRLELARIVARARDPLAAEVRLQWWRDAIRNEGFGEGAPVPLVLALRDGMARYGWPAETLAAMSEARIHDLYADPFEDTDGFDGFAGEAFAAPLQLAAMAHAIAHHGEEAGFAAARTAAGAAGHGGVALAAADAALGEAQRLGAGRTHIPATLWQAAGVANIAAHIEAGTVPDALPAAVRAIVDHGEAADAAFRGALKGADPAVRAALLPAFTARPALAAARKRPAAPRMPGPLGVQWTLWRAARRLGPGA from the coding sequence ATGGATTTTGCCGCCGACGTCCGCACCGGCGATCGCACCCAGTACCTCGCCACGCTGTTTGCCCCTGAAAGCGCCCGGCCGGCCCTTTATGCGCTGGCCGCCTACCGGCTTGAGCTTGCGCGCATCGTTGCCCGCGCGCGCGATCCGCTGGCCGCCGAGGTGCGGCTCCAGTGGTGGCGCGATGCGATCCGCAACGAGGGCTTCGGCGAGGGTGCGCCGGTCCCGTTGGTGCTGGCCCTGCGCGACGGAATGGCCCGCTACGGCTGGCCGGCCGAGACGCTGGCCGCCATGAGCGAGGCCCGCATTCACGATCTTTACGCCGATCCTTTCGAGGACACTGACGGGTTCGACGGTTTCGCCGGCGAGGCGTTCGCCGCGCCATTGCAGCTTGCCGCCATGGCCCACGCCATCGCCCATCACGGCGAGGAGGCGGGCTTTGCCGCAGCGCGCACCGCAGCGGGGGCAGCCGGCCATGGCGGTGTTGCGCTGGCCGCGGCCGATGCAGCGCTCGGTGAAGCGCAGCGGCTTGGCGCAGGTCGCACGCACATTCCAGCAACCCTGTGGCAGGCGGCGGGGGTGGCCAACATTGCCGCCCACATCGAAGCTGGAACGGTGCCGGATGCGCTGCCAGCGGCGGTCCGCGCCATCGTCGACCATGGCGAGGCTGCGGATGCTGCATTCCGGGGCGCCTTGAAAGGGGCAGACCCGGCGGTGCGTGCGGCGCTTCTCCCGGCCTTCACCGCCCGTCCTGCGCTGGCAGCTGCCCGGAAACGCCCCGCCGCCCCCCGCATGCCGGGACCCCTCGGCGTGCAATGGACTCTCTGGCGCGCCGCCCGGCGCCTCGGTCCCGGTGCCTGA
- a CDS encoding thiamine pyrophosphate-binding protein → MDGGKPLSNALTGAEAMVRMLEAYEVDTIFGLCGDTTLPFYDAMARMKPDIDHILTRDERHAGYMADGYARVTGKPGVCEGPSGGGATYILPGVVEANESSIPILAITTDVATTSRGKYPLTELDQVAMFRPLTKWNTSLDNAARLPAMMRTAFRAMTTGTPGAVHLALPFDTQKGAVDAEEIFADKRHTHFPAERAAPETGAIEEAASLLANASRAVIVCGGGPVIAGAYDALAKVARLLDCPVATTVSGQGAIAETDPNALGVVGSNGGAPSTRDVIDGADVVMFVGCRAGSVTTERWRSPPRSATIIHIDSDPMVIGANYDTAVAIAADARLSLDALAAALETKSPEGQGGAALAKKAWEAKLEAFNALAAETDRPIRPEAVIKALMDVLDDDAIIVADPGTPCPYFSAHYRWRKPGRNFITNRAHGALGYALAASMGAHKGRPSVKTVAVMGDGSFGFSCGEFETIVRHNMPITSVVFSNSVFGWIKAGQDSGFGKRYYNVDFSRTNHAAVAAAFGVKTWTVEDPADLPRVLKEATAHAGPTLVDVISQPLHEAAAPVSEWIA, encoded by the coding sequence ATGGACGGTGGCAAGCCGCTGAGCAACGCATTGACCGGCGCGGAAGCAATGGTGCGCATGCTGGAGGCCTACGAGGTCGACACCATTTTCGGCCTCTGCGGCGACACCACGCTGCCTTTTTACGATGCGATGGCGCGGATGAAGCCCGACATCGACCACATCCTGACCCGCGACGAGCGCCACGCCGGCTACATGGCCGACGGTTATGCCCGCGTCACCGGCAAGCCCGGCGTGTGCGAGGGCCCCTCCGGCGGCGGCGCCACCTACATTCTGCCCGGCGTGGTGGAGGCCAACGAAAGCTCCATTCCCATCCTCGCCATCACCACCGACGTTGCGACCACCTCGCGCGGAAAATACCCGCTGACGGAGCTCGACCAGGTGGCGATGTTCCGCCCGCTGACCAAGTGGAACACCTCGCTCGACAATGCGGCCCGCCTGCCGGCAATGATGCGCACCGCCTTCCGCGCCATGACCACCGGCACCCCCGGCGCGGTCCACCTGGCGCTGCCCTTCGACACCCAGAAGGGTGCGGTCGACGCCGAGGAAATTTTTGCGGACAAGCGCCATACCCATTTCCCTGCCGAACGGGCGGCTCCCGAAACCGGCGCCATCGAAGAGGCGGCATCGCTCTTGGCCAACGCGTCCCGCGCGGTAATCGTGTGCGGCGGCGGCCCGGTCATCGCCGGGGCGTATGATGCGCTGGCGAAAGTCGCACGGCTGCTGGACTGCCCGGTCGCGACCACCGTGTCCGGTCAGGGCGCGATTGCCGAGACCGACCCCAACGCGCTGGGCGTGGTTGGCTCCAACGGCGGCGCGCCGTCCACCCGCGACGTGATCGACGGGGCGGACGTGGTGATGTTCGTCGGCTGCCGCGCTGGCTCCGTCACCACCGAGCGGTGGCGCTCCCCGCCGCGCAGCGCCACCATCATCCACATCGATTCGGACCCCATGGTGATCGGCGCCAACTACGACACCGCCGTCGCCATCGCCGCCGACGCGCGCCTTTCGCTGGACGCGCTGGCCGCGGCGCTGGAGACAAAGTCGCCCGAAGGGCAGGGCGGTGCGGCGCTGGCGAAAAAGGCGTGGGAGGCCAAGCTCGAAGCCTTCAACGCCCTTGCCGCCGAGACAGACCGGCCGATCCGGCCCGAAGCCGTCATCAAGGCGCTGATGGACGTGCTGGACGACGACGCCATCATCGTTGCCGACCCCGGCACGCCGTGCCCGTATTTCTCGGCGCACTACCGCTGGCGCAAACCCGGCCGCAACTTCATCACCAACCGCGCCCACGGGGCGCTCGGCTATGCGCTGGCCGCCTCCATGGGCGCCCACAAGGGCCGGCCTTCGGTCAAGACGGTCGCGGTGATGGGCGACGGCTCGTTCGGCTTTTCGTGCGGCGAGTTCGAGACCATCGTGCGCCACAACATGCCGATCACCTCGGTCGTGTTCTCCAACTCCGTCTTCGGGTGGATCAAGGCGGGGCAGGATTCCGGCTTCGGCAAGCGCTACTACAATGTCGACTTCAGCCGCACCAACCACGCCGCAGTCGCCGCAGCCTTCGGCGTGAAGACGTGGACGGTGGAGGACCCGGCCGACCTGCCGCGCGTCCTGAAAGAAGCGACAGCCCATGCCGGGCCGACGCTGGTGGACGTGATCTCGCAGCCTCTCCACGAAGCCGCGGCGCCGGTCTCCGAATGGATCGCATGA